A part of Campylobacter concisus genomic DNA contains:
- a CDS encoding phage tail tape measure protein — translation MDNAQVGISIGLAVKGLSKISELKKGFDGLKGKIAEAKKAITSLDNTRLSNLSSQIRESQKALLGELTTNFSNLTNSVAIGVPIKLAIDDEAAFANVKKYVDDSDENLAKLKNEMRGLSSQLGESFSNIADIAAGGGKINLAGEELVTYTKMLATGSVAFEMSSEALSKAANNMKVGFKMNDIKELNSFFDSVNLLDNKVTNANASDIFEATSLTAANASLIGLDSKSASAISATMLSTGKASSVVGTSLNALYSTLSMADKKGKNFQEALASIGMDATYLKTALQKDAAGAITTFLEAISRADKDKQAGLLYDLVGGNFNDEIAGLVTNIDALKANIKMAHSDEAIDSMKRELQTKLNTTKSSIERVTQAWRNLGSRLGETFLPLTNLLASILSKVAGVLSSLNEKFPKLSAIVVSAAAGFMIFKPVLLLSKIALLSVADGFLGVIRVVKFLNPMLLIAKVRWLAHAVSISSATLAAKAHAFSIWLVGARLRATLAITTAYSAASKAFAASCALMRSGLMAATLAIRTMKFALISTGIGAIVVALGTAAAYLIENWDEVKAFFLEIWESVKPYWQSTTKFFSDLWQGVSDFLSAIFEPVIKIWDELFGGFFDWIAEKFGWINDMVGEAIKGLSSAWSKTKEFFGFGDDEQASSELKPKDDSGGFFNSIFGSDSDTHVKETPALVAASPGGGAINISFNGDFLLNSDNGKFDLESFKAQMVKGVKDALRRDEFNRKNTDIRG, via the coding sequence ATGGATAACGCACAAGTTGGTATTAGTATTGGTCTAGCAGTAAAAGGGCTAAGTAAAATATCAGAGCTAAAAAAAGGGTTTGATGGTTTAAAAGGTAAGATAGCAGAAGCAAAAAAAGCCATAACATCTTTAGACAACACTAGGTTGTCAAATCTATCTAGCCAAATAAGAGAGAGCCAAAAAGCACTTTTAGGCGAACTTACGACAAATTTTAGCAATCTTACAAACTCAGTAGCCATAGGAGTGCCAATAAAACTTGCCATTGATGATGAGGCGGCTTTTGCGAATGTAAAAAAGTATGTTGATGATAGCGATGAGAACCTAGCTAAGCTAAAAAATGAGATGAGAGGGCTAAGCTCACAGCTTGGAGAGAGCTTTAGTAATATAGCTGACATTGCAGCTGGCGGCGGTAAGATAAATTTAGCTGGTGAGGAGCTAGTAACTTACACAAAGATGCTTGCAACCGGCTCAGTTGCATTTGAAATGAGCTCTGAAGCCTTATCAAAGGCGGCCAATAATATGAAAGTTGGCTTTAAGATGAACGATATAAAGGAGCTTAATAGCTTTTTTGATAGTGTAAACTTGCTCGACAATAAGGTTACTAATGCAAATGCTTCTGATATATTTGAGGCTACTTCACTAACAGCTGCAAATGCTAGCTTGATAGGCCTAGATAGTAAAAGTGCTAGTGCCATAAGTGCTACAATGCTAAGCACTGGCAAAGCTAGCTCTGTTGTAGGCACTAGCTTAAATGCTCTTTACTCCACACTCTCAATGGCTGATAAAAAGGGTAAAAATTTTCAAGAAGCGTTAGCAAGTATAGGCATGGATGCAACATATCTAAAAACAGCCCTACAAAAAGATGCAGCTGGAGCTATAACTACGTTTTTAGAAGCGATCTCAAGAGCTGATAAAGATAAGCAAGCAGGGCTACTTTATGATCTAGTTGGTGGAAATTTCAACGATGAGATAGCAGGGCTTGTAACAAATATCGATGCCCTTAAAGCAAATATCAAAATGGCACACTCAGATGAAGCCATTGACTCTATGAAGCGTGAGCTACAAACGAAGCTAAACACTACAAAAAGTAGCATCGAAAGGGTTACACAAGCATGGAGAAATTTAGGTTCAAGACTTGGAGAAACCTTTTTGCCACTTACAAATTTATTAGCTTCAATCTTAAGTAAGGTAGCTGGAGTGTTAAGCTCGCTAAATGAAAAATTTCCAAAGCTAAGCGCCATAGTTGTTAGCGCTGCAGCTGGCTTTATGATCTTTAAACCGGTGTTGCTTCTTAGCAAGATAGCACTTTTAAGTGTAGCAGATGGATTTTTGGGCGTTATAAGGGTAGTTAAATTTTTAAATCCTATGCTCTTAATAGCAAAGGTTAGATGGTTGGCTCATGCTGTGAGTATATCAAGTGCCACGCTAGCTGCCAAAGCTCATGCATTCAGCATTTGGCTAGTTGGTGCAAGACTAAGAGCAACTCTAGCTATCACTACTGCTTATAGTGCTGCCTCAAAGGCCTTTGCAGCATCATGTGCCTTAATGCGTAGTGGCTTAATGGCAGCAACTCTAGCTATAAGGACTATGAAATTTGCCCTTATTAGCACAGGCATTGGTGCCATAGTAGTAGCTCTTGGCACAGCAGCGGCCTATCTTATAGAAAATTGGGACGAGGTAAAGGCATTTTTTCTTGAGATATGGGAGAGTGTAAAGCCATATTGGCAGAGCACGACAAAGTTTTTTAGCGATCTTTGGCAAGGAGTGAGCGACTTTTTAAGCGCTATTTTTGAGCCAGTTATCAAGATATGGGATGAGCTTTTTGGTGGCTTTTTTGACTGGATAGCTGAGAAATTTGGCTGGATAAACGACATGGTCGGTGAGGCTATTAAGGGGCTAAGTAGTGCTTGGAGCAAGACAAAAGAATTCTTTGGCTTTGGAGACGATGAGCAAGCAAGCAGTGAGCTAAAACCAAAAGATGATAGTGGTGGCTTTTTTAACTCTATCTTT